One Carassius auratus strain Wakin chromosome 44, ASM336829v1, whole genome shotgun sequence genomic window carries:
- the LOC113062090 gene encoding peptidyl-prolyl cis-trans isomerase FKBP9-like, with protein MIQLLVQMILLAVLVTFVACNPQPLPLDDIVIEKTFTPERCDRMVKSGDFVRYHYIGMFPDGKKFDSSYDRGNTYNVFVGQKQLIAGMDKALVGMCVNERWMIKIPPHLAYGKDGYGDIIPADSILHFDVLMLDIWNKEDKVQIKTYHKPESCVRTVQVSDYVRYHYNGTLLDGTLFDSSHTRMRTYDTYVGIGWLIAGMDQGLLGMCVGEKRIITMPPFLGYGENGDGSDIPGQASLVFDVILLDLHNPKDEITVQVQSLPDPCPRKSEVGDFMRYHYNGSLLDGTFFDSSYSRNRTYDTYIGKGYVIAGMDQGLLGVCVGEHRRIVIPPHLAYGEEGTGTKIPGSAVLVFDVHIIDFHNPSDIVEVTGVKPENCTHNAKRGDFVKYHYNATLMDGTHIGSTHTFGKTYDVVLGAGQVVIGMEQGLIGMCVGEKRKLVIPPHLAYGERGVDGEVPGSAVLVFDVELVDLEDGLPEGYMFVWNGDVSPNLFSEMDKNKDAQVDTTEFSDYILQQVEEGKGRLAPGFEPQRIIQNMYDNQDRNKDGKITEDEFKLKADEAGPHDEL; from the exons ATGATACAGTTATTGGTACAGATGATTCTGCTGGCTGTCCTAGTGACATTCGTGGCGTGCAACCCGCAACCGTTACCGTTAGACGACATCGTGATAGAGAAGACGTTCACCCCGGAGCGCTGCGATCGGATGGTCAAGTCAGGAGACTTTGTTCGGTATCATTACATCGGCATGTTTCCTGATGGAAAGAAGTTTGACTCTAG TTATGACCGTGGCAACACTTATAATGTGTTTGTTGGTCAGAAGCAGTTGATCGCTGGAATGGACAAAGCTTTAGTGGGCATGTGTGTTAATGAACGATGGATGATCAAAATCCCTCCACATCTTGCCTACGGAAAAGACGGTTATG GTGACATCATCCCCGCAGATTCCATCCTTCACTTTGATGTGTTGATGTTGGACATTTGGAACAAAGAGGACAAGGTGCAGATAAAGACCTACCACAAGCCAGAGAGCTGTGTCCGCACTGTACAAGTGTCTGATTATGTCCGTTACCACTACAATGGTACTCTGCTCGATGGCACGCTATTCGACTCCAG TCACACACGTATGCGCACCTATGACACTTACGTGGGGATTGGCTGGCTCATTGCGGGAATGGACCAGGGGCTTTTGGGAATGTGTGTGGGAGAAAAACGCATCATCACCATGCCACCTTTCCTTGGCTATGGAGAGAATGGGGATG gaagtgacatcCCCGGTCAAGCCTCTCTGGTGTTTGATGTGATTCTGCTGGACCTTCATAACCCCAAAGATGAAATCACAGTACAAGTGCAAAGCCTTCCAGATCCCTGTCCACGCAAGAGTGAAGTAGGAGACTTCATGCGTTACCATTATAATGGATCCCTGCTGGACGGCACATTCTTTGACTCTAG TTATTCAAGGAATCGCACATATGACACTTACATCGGTAAAGGCTATGTGATCGCAGGAATGGACCAAGGACTCCTGGGGGTGTGTGTTGGAGAGCACAGGAGGATTGTTATCCCACCTCACCTGGCATATGGAGAAGAGGGAACAG GAACTAAGATCCCTGGCTCAGCTGTGCTGGTATTTGATGTCCACATTATTGATTTCCATAACCCATCTGATATAGTTGAGGTCACCGGTGTGAAGCCAGAGAATTGCACCCACAATGCAAAACGTGGGGACTTTGTCAAATACCACTACAACGCCACTCTTATGGATGGCACTCACATCGGCTCCAC GCACACCTTTGGTAAGACATACGATGTGGTTCTGGGGGCCGGACAGGTGGTCATAGGCATGGAACAAGGGCTTATAGGAATGTGTGTTGGAGAGAAGCGCAAGCTAGTCATTCCACCTCACCTTGCCTACGGAGAGAGGGGAGTAG ATGGCGAGGTCCCTGGCAGTGCTGTGCTGGTGTTCGATGTTGAGTTGGTGGACCTGGAGGACGGTCTTCCTGAAGGCTACATGTTTGTGTGGAACGGCGATGTCTCACCCAACCTATTCAGTGAGATGGACAAGAACAAAGACGCACAAGTGGACACTACAGAG TTTTCAGATTACATCCTGCAGCAGGTAGAAGAGGGCAAAGGTCGCCTGGCTCCAGGTTTTGAGCCGCAGCGCATCATACAGAACATGTACGATAACCAGGATCGCAACAAGGATGGAAAAATCACAGAAGATGAGTTTAAACTCAAGGCAGATGAAGCAGGCCCTCATGATGAGTTATGA
- the LOC113062092 gene encoding cartilage-associated protein-like: protein MRTLGSPYGTMASSSHCLRFAFLLFVFTFCVLAQYEKYNFRSFPRHELMPLDSAYRHALDKYSEEKWPESVEFLEMSLRLYRLLRDSEAFCNLNCSTVRLDDETRFRDFPELHAFGNVMKRAQCLKRCKQGLPAFRQTLPSRETIEEFEKREPYKYLQFAYFKSDQLAKAVSAAYTFLLKHPDDEMMQRNMNYYKSLPGADEHMKDLETKSYETLFIRAVRAYNGDNFRTSVSDMELALRDFFKVYDECIAASEGSRQIKDFKDFYPSIADHYTEVLERKVRCESELTPVVGGFVVEKFVATMYHYLQFAYYKLNDLKNAVPCVASYMLFDPSDEVMKNNVDYYRYHREKFGLADEDFFPRAEAVRYYNQTTLQLQMQEFAKQKFLPDDEGEVVEFLDEYLNAEDE from the exons ATGCGTACTTTGGGATCCCCATACGGGACCATGGCCTCCTCCTCGCACTGCCTCAGGTTTGCTTTTCTTTTATtcgtttttacattttgtgtccTTGCGCAGTATGAGAAATACAACTTTCGCAGTTTCCCACGGCACGAGCTAATGCCCCTGGACTCGGCGTACCGACACGCTTTAGACAAGTACAGTGAGGAGAAGTGGCCCGAGAGCGTGGAGTTTCTGGAGATGAGTCTCCGGCTGTACCGGCTGCTCAGGGACAGCGAGGCCTTCTGTAACCTCAACTGCAGCACGGTGCGCCTCGACGACGAGACGCGCTTCAGAGACTTCCCCGAGCTGCACGCCTTCGGTAACGTGATGAAGCGAGCTCAGTGTCTGAAGCGGTGCAAGCAGGGCTTACCTGCCTTCAGACAGACGCTCCCCAGCCGGGAAACCATCGAGGAGTTTGAGAAACGGGAGCCCTACAAGTACCTGCAGTTTGCTTACTTCAAA AGTGATCAGCTGGCCAAAGCTGTTTCTGCAGCGTACACATTTCTTCTGAAGCACCCTGATGATGAGATGATGCAGAGGAACATGAACTATTACAAGAGTTTACCTGGAGCTGATGAACACATGAAAGACCTGGAGACCAAGTCATATGAG ACATTGTTCATTCGGGCCGTGCGGGCATACAATGGCGATAACTTCAGAACGTCGGTGTCAGATATGGAGTTGGCACTGAGAGACTTTTTCAAGGTGTATGATGAGTGCATCGCAGCGTCAGAGGGATCCAGACAGATCAAAGACTTCAAAGACTTTTACCCGTCCATCGCAG ATCATTACACAGAGGTTCTAGAGAGGAAGGTTCGCTGTGAGAGCGAGCTCACGCCGGTTGTAGGTGGATTTGTTGTTGAGAAATTTGTGGCAACCATGTACCACTACCTCCAGTTTGCTTATTATAAAT TGAATGATCTGAAGAACGCTGTGCCATGTGTGGCCAGCTACATGCTCTTTGATCCCAGTGATGAGGTGATGAAGAATAATGTGGATTATTATCGGTACCACAGAGAGAAATTCGGTCTTGCTGATGAGGACTTCTTCCCTAGAGCG GAAGCAGTACGGTACTACAATCAAACGACGCTACAGCTGCAGATGCAAGAATTTGCCAAACAGAAGTTTCTGCCAGATGATGAG GGTGAAGTCGTAGAGTTTCTTGATGAATATCTTAATGCTGAAGACGAATAG
- the LOC113062089 gene encoding sushi domain-containing protein 5-like, with protein sequence MGRVCHRELALLSLLGYLACLTRADVSPLGRVFLLELESFSKGGQEKGFEAATHACVAQGARVASRADLHHAVLECAFSVCSRGWLSGPSIGTTVCRGVLGRLRPVDVQLENLTADTERLGVFCVKESDAPCGQPPSFPNTHLQGKSGLHIGGELLYACDPGYKLHNGDTAFTLLCDSCGKWHSTVPRCMKDDPEGHIDYDDEFTDLLENSREMHHIFRNPDYEVESSPEPEQTVMSEEEKENDEDLTVSVTEPPVSLLSQKHMFWFPSEAFKEEKEQPGITTDPSSIKSPNEDESHVTITTTYSQSGPDLITEESDYPTDPPTSEPASPSVGGTDESWLDGYPVTQDEDKAGGESTGEAGPEQGAESETETLTGHSEAEGFEDLTKNPVVEEKGGWIDSTAEEEGEIKKDTNHRKGDNEELGKGTTRLEKGESDVAHYEDSTEGLSEDEMVKETYTPEETDLGVDGLTDSPNGVEVKPTTSITQITTSSDDIAVLKWPMPRTPENVSASQGGLGPKRASTPSGMVHLDDTPDYITSMPTPVIRDPWETIDNHFLEHIPVQVPTETPENRSVMERGGDHNLDQQDQAGEVCAEDPCHGSGRGSMIAAIIIGMVAVVVGVVLGVWCYKKRQQKSSHYQLNGTNRQTQSIELQQTV encoded by the exons ATGGGGCGAGTCTGTCACCGAGAGCTCGCGCTCCTGTCGCTGCTTGGATACTTGGCTTGCCTGACGCGCGCGGACG TCTCTCCATTAGGACGTGTGTTCTTACTGGAATTGGAGAGTTTTTCAAAAGGTGGGCAGGAGAAAGGGTTCGAGGCAGCAACACATGCCTGTGTGGCTCAAGGGGCCCGGGTGGCATCCAGGGCCGACCTGCATCATGCAGTGTTGGAATGTGCCTTCTCAGTCTGCTCGCGTGGTTGGCTCTCCGGACCGAGCATTGG GACTACAGTGTGCAGGGGCGTCCTGGGGCGTTTGAGGCCAGTTGATGTGCAGTTGGAGAATTTAACTGCGGACACCGAGAGACTGGGCGTGTTCTGTGTGAAAGAGAGCG ATGCTCCATGTGGGCAGCCACCTTCATTCCCAAACACACATCTGCAGGGGAAAAGTGGGCTCCACATAGGGGGTGAACTTCTGTATGCCTGTGACCCAGGATACAAACTGCACAATGGAGATACAGCCTTCACCCTGCTTTGCGACAGTTGTGGAAAATGGCACAGCACAGTGCCGCGTTGCATGAAAG ATGATCCTGAAGGCCACATAGACTATGACGATGAGTTCACAGATCTTCTTGAGAATTCGAGGGAGATGCATCATATTTTTAGGAATCCTGATTATGAAGTGGAATCCTCTCCTGAGCCTGAGCAGACAGTCATGTctgaggaggagaaagagaatgATGAAGATTTAACAGTATCAGTAACTGAACCTCCAGTGTCTCTACTCAGTCAGAAGCACATGTTCTGGTTCCCTTCAGAGGCCTTCAAGGAAGAGAAGGAGCAGCCGGGTATCACCACTGATCCTTCCTCTATTAAAAGTCCCAATGAAGATGAGAGCCACGTAACGATCACAACAACCTACAGCCAATCTGGTCCTGACTTGATCACAGAGGAAAGTGACTATCCGACAGATCCTCCAACCAGTGAACCTGCCAGTCCCAGTGTCGGCGGCACAGACGAGTCCTGGCTAGATGGATACCCTGTTACTCAGGATGAAGATAAAGCTGGAGGTGAGTCCACGGGAGAGGCGGGGCCAGAACAAGGTGCAGAGTCGGAAACAGAGACCTTGACTGGCCACTCGGAAGCAGAGGGGTTTGAGGATTTAACCAAAAACCCTGTAGTAGAAGAGAAGGGTGGATGGATTGACAGCACTGCGGAAGAAGAAGGAGAAATTAAAAAGGACACAAACCACAGAAAAGGAGACAATGAGGAGCTTGGAAAAGGGACAACCAGACTTGAAAAGGGAGAGTCTGATGTAGCACATTATGAGGATTCAACTGAAGGACTTTCAGAAGATGAAATGGTGAAAGAAACGTACACACCAGAGGAAACAGACTTGGGGGTTGATGGTCTTACTGATAGTCCAAATGGTGTGGAGGTGAAGCCCACCACCTCCATTACTCAGATCACAACCAGTTCAGATGATATTGCTGTACTCAAGTGGCCCATGCCACGCACACCTGAAAACGTGAGTGCCAGTCAAGGCGGGCTGGGCCCTAAGAGAGCATCCACACCTTCTGGGATGGTACATCTGGATGATACACCTGATTATATCACCAGCATGCCCACGCCTGTTATTAGGGATCCATGGGAAACCATTGATAACCACTTTCTGGAGCACATCCCTGTGCAAGTCCCAACTGAAACCCCTGAAAATCGGAGTGTGATGGAACGTGGTGGAGATCACAACCTGGATCAACAGGACCAAGCTGGAGAGGTCTGTGCAGAAGACCCGTGTCATGGTTCAGGCCGTGGGTCCATGATCGCAGCCATTATTATTGGCATGGTAGCAGTAGTAGTGGGTGTGGTCTTGGGGGTGTGGTGTTATAAAAAGAGGCAACAGAAGAGCTCGCACTACCAGCTTAATGGAACTAACAGGCAAACACAGAGCATTGAATTACAACAGACTGTGTGA